From the genome of Desmodus rotundus isolate HL8 chromosome 2, HLdesRot8A.1, whole genome shotgun sequence, one region includes:
- the AHSG gene encoding alpha-2-HS-glycoprotein isoform X2 has product MKFLVLVLCLAQLWGCHAVPPGLGLAYRELDCDDPETEQVAMEAVDYINKNRNRGYKHTLNQIDKVKVWPRRPMGEVFEIEIDTLETTCHVLDPTPVVNCSVRQLTEHAVEGDCDFRVLKQDGQFFVSFAKCDSSPDSAEDVLKVCPDCPLLAPINATRVVRTVEAALTAFNADNNGSYFQLVEVSRAQLVPLPPSTYVEFAVAATDCVAKEVTDPAKCNLLAEKQYGFCKATLNEKATGDAVDVTCTVFQTEPKLPQPQPDTYTLTPGVASAVPATLPANLPAAAMVVGPLVVAVPPPPAPVNRAHYDLRHTFTGVASVESASGEAFQVGKVHTVVQPDVAAATRPLVRPCPGRIRHFKI; this is encoded by the exons ATGAAGTTCCTCGTGCTGGTCCTCTGCCTTGCTCAGCTCTGGGGCTGCCACGCTGTCCCACCTGGCCTAGGTTTGGCCTATAGAGAACTGGATTGTGATGACCCAGAAACAGAGCAAGTAGCCATGGAGGCCGTGGACTACATCAATAAGAACCGTAATCGAGGCTACAAGCACACCTTGAACCAGATTGACAAAGTGAAAGTGTGGCCTCGG AGGCCCATGGGAGAAGTGTTTGAGATTGAAATAGACACGCTGGAAACCACCTGCCACGTACTGGACCCCACCCCTGTGGTCAATTGCTCTGTGAGGCAGCTGACAGAGCAT GCTGTGGAAGGAGATTGTGATTTCCGTGTGCTGAAACAGGACGGCCAGTTTTTCGTGTCGTTTGCAAAATGTGATTCCAGTCCAG ACTCCGCAGAGGACGTGCTTAAAGTGTGCCCAGACTGTCCCCTGCTGGCTCCAATTAACGCCACCAGGGTGGTGCGCACTGTAGAGGCTGCGCTGACAGCTTTCAACGCTGATAATAATGGCTCCTACTTTCAGCTTGTGGAAGTTTCCCGGGCTCAACTTGTG CCTCTTCCACCTTCAACCTACGTGGAGTTTGCAGTGGCTGCCACTGACTGTGTTGCTAAAGAGGTCACAGACCCAGCCAAGTGTAACTTGCTGGCAGAAAAG CAATATGGCTTCTGCAAGGCAACCCTCAATGAGAAAGCTACTGGGGATGCTGTTGATGTGACCTGTACAGTGTTCCAAACAGAG CCTAAGTTACCACAGCCTCAGCCAGACACCTATACACTCACCCCTGGGGTGGCCTCAGCTGTGCCTGCAACTCTTCCAGCTAACCTGCCAGCAGCTGCCATGGTGGTGGGACCCCTGGTGGTGGCAGTTCCCCCGCCACCTGCACCAGTGAACCGGGCACACTATGACCTTCGCCACACATTTACGGGGGTGGCCTCAGTGGAGTCAGCCTCAGGAGAAGCATTCCAAGTGGGGAAAGTACACACGGTGGTGCAGCCTGACGTTGCTGCTGCTACCAGGCCACTGGTCCGCCCTTGCCCTGGGAGAATCAGACACTTCAAGATCTAG
- the AHSG gene encoding alpha-2-HS-glycoprotein isoform X1, translating into MKFLVLVLCLAQLWGCHAVPPGLGLAYRELDCDDPETEQVAMEAVDYINKNRNRGYKHTLNQIDKVKVWPRRPMGEVFEIEIDTLETTCHVLDPTPVVNCSVRQLTEHAVEGDCDFRVLKQDGQFFVSFAKCDSSPDSAEDVLKVCPDCPLLAPINATRVVRTVEAALTAFNADNNGSYFQLVEVSRAQLVPLPPSTYVEFAVAATDCVAKEVTDPAKCNLLAEKQQYGFCKATLNEKATGDAVDVTCTVFQTEPKLPQPQPDTYTLTPGVASAVPATLPANLPAAAMVVGPLVVAVPPPPAPVNRAHYDLRHTFTGVASVESASGEAFQVGKVHTVVQPDVAAATRPLVRPCPGRIRHFKI; encoded by the exons ATGAAGTTCCTCGTGCTGGTCCTCTGCCTTGCTCAGCTCTGGGGCTGCCACGCTGTCCCACCTGGCCTAGGTTTGGCCTATAGAGAACTGGATTGTGATGACCCAGAAACAGAGCAAGTAGCCATGGAGGCCGTGGACTACATCAATAAGAACCGTAATCGAGGCTACAAGCACACCTTGAACCAGATTGACAAAGTGAAAGTGTGGCCTCGG AGGCCCATGGGAGAAGTGTTTGAGATTGAAATAGACACGCTGGAAACCACCTGCCACGTACTGGACCCCACCCCTGTGGTCAATTGCTCTGTGAGGCAGCTGACAGAGCAT GCTGTGGAAGGAGATTGTGATTTCCGTGTGCTGAAACAGGACGGCCAGTTTTTCGTGTCGTTTGCAAAATGTGATTCCAGTCCAG ACTCCGCAGAGGACGTGCTTAAAGTGTGCCCAGACTGTCCCCTGCTGGCTCCAATTAACGCCACCAGGGTGGTGCGCACTGTAGAGGCTGCGCTGACAGCTTTCAACGCTGATAATAATGGCTCCTACTTTCAGCTTGTGGAAGTTTCCCGGGCTCAACTTGTG CCTCTTCCACCTTCAACCTACGTGGAGTTTGCAGTGGCTGCCACTGACTGTGTTGCTAAAGAGGTCACAGACCCAGCCAAGTGTAACTTGCTGGCAGAAAAG CAGCAATATGGCTTCTGCAAGGCAACCCTCAATGAGAAAGCTACTGGGGATGCTGTTGATGTGACCTGTACAGTGTTCCAAACAGAG CCTAAGTTACCACAGCCTCAGCCAGACACCTATACACTCACCCCTGGGGTGGCCTCAGCTGTGCCTGCAACTCTTCCAGCTAACCTGCCAGCAGCTGCCATGGTGGTGGGACCCCTGGTGGTGGCAGTTCCCCCGCCACCTGCACCAGTGAACCGGGCACACTATGACCTTCGCCACACATTTACGGGGGTGGCCTCAGTGGAGTCAGCCTCAGGAGAAGCATTCCAAGTGGGGAAAGTACACACGGTGGTGCAGCCTGACGTTGCTGCTGCTACCAGGCCACTGGTCCGCCCTTGCCCTGGGAGAATCAGACACTTCAAGATCTAG